The genome window CGGGGGACGGGTCGGCGGTGGCCTTCGCACCCGCGGCGATCGCGGTGCTCCGCGCCCCCGGCCCGTGGTCGGCCCTGCGCGCGGGGTGCGCCACGGTGGTGGGCTACCGGCCCTGACCGGGGTGGTCCCCGCCGACCGCCCGCGCCGCGACGCGGACCGCCTCGGCGAGCTGGTGGGAGACCGACGCCCCCCGGGTCCGGGCGTGGAGGAGCCCGGCGGTGAACGCGTCGCCGGCGCCCACCGGGTCGACGGCACGGGTGCCGCACGGGTGCGCGTCGACGACCTCCGACTGGACGCCGTCGGACCAGACCGCCCCGTCGGCCCCGCAGGTGACCACCGCCTCGCCCACCCGTCCGGCGAGAGCCGCCGCCGCCCGCAGCGGGTCGTCCACACCCGCCAGCAGCGCGGCCTCGTCGGTGTTGGGGGTCAGCAGGACGCCGGGTGGCAGCCAGGAGAGGAACCGCTCGACCCCCACGGCGGCGAGCGGCTCGCGGGACGCCGGATCGACGCTGATCGAGACCCCTGCCGCGGCCGCATCGGACAAGGCGCGCCGCGCCGCGGCGCGGGTGCCCTCGCCGAGCAGCGCGTAGCCGCTGAGGTGGAGGTGGCGGACGCCGTCCAGCCAACCGGTGCCGAGGTCCTCGGGTGACAGGCGGCCGGCGGCACCGCGGCTGGTGTACATGTCGCGATCCGACGGGCTGGTGATCGCGACGACCGTGCCGGTCGGGGCGTCGGCGTCGACGGCGAAGCGGCAGTCCACGCCGGCCTCACCGAGCACCTCGGCGAGCGCGCGACCGGCCAGGTCGGCCCCGACCCGGCCCACGAGGCGGACGGGCGCGCCCACGGCGGCGAGCCACGCCGCCGTGTTCGCCGCCGCGCCGCCCCGGCGCCAGGTGATCGACGACGCCGTGTCGCTGCCCCGAGCCGTGGCCGTCGACGGGGCCACGACCACGTCGACGAGCACGTCACCGACGACGGCGATCACCCCGCCCTCCCCCCTCTCTCACCCCGGGTGCCGCCGCGGCGAGCCCTCACCGGCTGCTCGGGCGGCCGGCGAGCTCGACCGCCAGCTCGGCGGCGAGCGCCGCGTTCCGCTCGACGACGGCGATGTTGACCCGCAGGCTCTCGCCGTGGGTCGCGTCGTGGAAGTGCTCGAGCAGGAACGGGGTCACGTCCTTGCCCGTGATGCGGCGGCTCTGCAGCAGCGCGAGGCCCGAGTGCAGCACCCGGTCGTGGGTGGTGGGGTCCAGTTGGTCAGCCTCCGGGATGGGGTTGGCGAGGACCATCGCGCGCTCGTCGAGGACCAGCCCGCGGTTGGCCTCCACCACGTCGGCGACGGCCGGGACGCTGTCGAGCGACCAGTCGACGGGGTGGCCCGAGCTGTGCAGGTAGAAGCCCGGGAAGTCCTCGGTGCGGTAGCCGATGACCGGGACGCCCAGGGTCTCGAGCCGCTCCAGGGTGGCCGGCACGTCGAGGATCGACTTCACCCCCGCGCAGACGACGACGACCGGGGTGCGGGCCAGGGCGGCCAGGTCGGCGGACTCGTCCCACGACTCCCGCGCCTCGCGGTGGACGCCGCCCAGGCCACCGGTCGCGAAGACGCCGATCCCGGCGAGCGCGGCCAGGTGCGCGGTGGAGGCGACGGTCGTCGCGCCGGTGCGCCCGGTGGCGACTGCCACGCCGAGGTCCCGGGTGCTCAGCTTCACCACGTCGTCGTCGGTGGCGACCCGCTTGAGGGCGTCGGCGTCGAGTCCCACGCGGGGCTGGCCGTCGACGACCGCGATGGTCGCCGGCACCGCACCGGCGTCGCGGACGATCGAC of Euzebya sp. contains these proteins:
- a CDS encoding pseudouridine-5'-phosphate glycosidase yields the protein MTRLQLTDEVATALAEGRGVVALESTLIAHGLPRGDNLEVAGRLESIVRDAGAVPATIAVVDGQPRVGLDADALKRVATDDDVVKLSTRDLGVAVATGRTGATTVASTAHLAALAGIGVFATGGLGGVHREARESWDESADLAALARTPVVVVCAGVKSILDVPATLERLETLGVPVIGYRTEDFPGFYLHSSGHPVDWSLDSVPAVADVVEANRGLVLDERAMVLANPIPEADQLDPTTHDRVLHSGLALLQSRRITGKDVTPFLLEHFHDATHGESLRVNIAVVERNAALAAELAVELAGRPSSR
- a CDS encoding carbohydrate kinase family protein, yielding MIAVVGDVLVDVVVAPSTATARGSDTASSITWRRGGAAANTAAWLAAVGAPVRLVGRVGADLAGRALAEVLGEAGVDCRFAVDADAPTGTVVAITSPSDRDMYTSRGAAGRLSPEDLGTGWLDGVRHLHLSGYALLGEGTRAAARRALSDAAAAGVSISVDPASREPLAAVGVERFLSWLPPGVLLTPNTDEAALLAGVDDPLRAAAALAGRVGEAVVTCGADGAVWSDGVQSEVVDAHPCGTRAVDPVGAGDAFTAGLLHARTRGASVSHQLAEAVRVAARAVGGDHPGQGR